The window ACGGGTCACCGGCGCGCTGGCCCTGGTGGCGGCGGCGACCGCGTTCGCGGCGCTGCTGGTGCGTACCGGGGTGCCCCGCCCGTTGCTCGGCAGCCTCGTCGGGGTGCTCACGATCGCCGCCAACCTGGTCTCGGGCCGGGTGACGTACGGCCTCGGGGTGGCCTTCGGCCTCGGCGCGCTGCTGGCCCTCACCCTCGGCCCGACTGCCCCCACCGGCGGCGCCCGGGGTGGACCGACCGATTCCGGCCCCGAGGGACCGACCGGCACGGGCCCGGGTGGGCCGACCGGCGCGGGCCCCGACAGGCGGGGGCGGCGACGGCGGCTCGTGCGGCTCGGCTTGGTGGCGGCCGGTGCGCTGCTGGCCTCGGCGACGAGCCCGGTCGCGGGTCTGTTCGTCGGCCTGGCCGGGGCGGCGCTCCTGCTGACCCGCCGGTACGCCGACGGCCTGGTGCTCGGTGTCGCCGCCGCGCTGCCGCTCGGGCTGACCGCCCTGCTCTTCGGCGACGGCGGCTGGATGAACATCAGCCGCACCGACACGGTCCGCGCCGTGCTGACCAGCCTGCTCGTGGCCGCGCTCGTGGGCTACCGGCCGGTGCGGGCGGGTGCGTTGCTCTCGGCGGCCGGGGTGCTGGCGGCGGCGCTGGTGCACACCCCGGTGGGGCTGAACGCCACCCGGTTGGCCGTCATGTTCGCCCTGCCCCTGCTGGCCGCCGCCGCCCGCCCACCGGCCCGGCTGACGGCATGGCTGGGCCGGGGCGGCGCGTCACCCGCCGACGGGCCCGGGGCGGCCGGGCGGACCGGCGTAGGAGCCGCCGGAGCCGGCGGCACGCGGGCCTGGGGCGTCGTGCTGGCCGGGCTGCTGGCGGCGGTGTGCTGGTGGCAGCCGCCGGTGTCCCCCGCCGACCTGCGCAGCGTCGAGGACCCGACCAGCCGGGCGGCCTACTTCGCGCCGCTGCGGGCGTTCCTCGACGGGCAGCGCCTCACCGGCCGGGTGGAGGTTCCGCCGACCCGCAACTACTGGGAGGCGGCGAGGCTGGGCGAGGTGCCCCTGGCCCGGGGCTGGCTGCGGCAGGCCGACATCGACCGCAACCCGCTCTTCTTCACCACCGTGCCGGGGGCCGCGGGCACCGGGGTGCCACTGACCGCGGCGAGCTACCGGGACTGGCTCACCGACAACGCGGTGCAGTTCGTCGCGGTGCCGGACGCCCCGCTGTCCTGGGTGGGGCGGGCCGAGGCCGAGCTGGTGGCGGGCGGGCTGCCCTACCTGACGCCCGTCTGGTCCGGCCCGCACTGGCGGGTCTGGGCGGTGACCGACCCGAGCCCGATCGTCGAGGCGCCGGCCGAGCTGGTCGCGCACGACGGCGCGTCGGTGACGTTCCGGGCGCCGGGCGCCGGCACGGTGCCGGTCCGGGTGCGGCACAGCCGCTGGCTGACCGCCTCCGGCGGGGCCACCGTCGCCGCCGACGGCGGCTGGACGGCGGTGACGGTGCCGCGCGCCGGGCAGTACCGGCTCGGCAGCTGACCGGTCACCACCTTTTGCCAACCCGGCAACAATCTTTGCTCCCACGCTGCCGCCACGCCACGATCGACGGGCAGGGACGACCTCGTCGCAGTCGGCATGCTCGGCGAGGAGGCGGCAGCGCACCAGGAGGACGAGACGTGCAGCACGACGCGACGACCGGCGAGCACCGGCACGACGACACCAGGGTGGCCTCCGGCCACGACGGGCGGCGGCACCCGGACGTGGACGAGGAGACCGCGCGGTTCTGGGAGGAGCACTACGGGCGGCACGAGCGGGTCTGGAGCGGCCGGGCGAACCCGATCCTGGTCGACGTCGCCGGCTCGCTGCCGGCCGGCACCGTGCTGGACCTCGGCTGCGGGGAGGGCGGCGATGCGCTCTGGCTGGCCGCGCGGGGCTGGCAGGTGACCGCCGTCGACGTCTCCGAGACCGCCCTGGCCCGGGCGGCCGAGGAGGCGGCCGCCGCCGGGGTCACGTCCCGCATCGAGTTCCGCCGGCACGACCTCACCCGGACCTTCCCGCCGGGCGCGTACGACCTGGTCTCCGCGCAGTTCCTCCAGTCGCCGCTGGAGTTCCCCCGGGCGGAGCTGCTGCGGTCGGCGGCCCGGGCCGTGGCCCCCGGCGGCCGGCTGCTGATCGTCGAGCACGGCGAGGTCCCGCCCTGGGGGCGGCACGACCACGCGCACGCCCGCTTCTCCACCCCGCAGGAGACCCTGGCCGCGCTCGACCTCGACCCCGACCGGTGGGACACCGAGCGGCTCGACGCCCCGCGCCGGCAGGCCACCGGCCCGAACGGCGAGCTCGGCGAGCTGGTCGACCACGTGGTGCTGGTCCACCGCCGCCGCTGAGTTCCGCAGCGACGACCCGGCCGGGCGGCGGGCTCAGGAGTCGAGCACCCGTTCCATCGCCGCCCGGGAGCGGCGGCAGGTGCGCAGGTACTCGTCGAGGAACTCGCCGGGATCGTCGCGGCCGAGCAGCCGGACCACCCCGGCCAGCTCGACGCCGTGCCGCGGCAGCTGGTCGCCCTCCCGGCCCCGGACCAGCATCAGCGCGTTGCGGACCTGCGCGGCCAGCGTCCAGCCGGCCGCCATCTCCGTGGCGTCCGTCGGGTCGACCAGGCCCGCGTCCCGGGCCGCCGCGAGGGCGTCGAGCGTACGCGTGCCGCGCAGCGCCGGGAGTGCCCCCGCGTGCCGGAGCTGGAGCAGCTGCACCGCCCACTCGACGTCGGCGAGGCCACCCCGCCCCAGCTTGGTGTGGGTGGCCGGGTCGGCGCCCCGGGGCAGCCGCTCGTGCTCCACCCGCGCCTTGATCCGGCGGATCTCCACCACCTGCTCGCGGCTCAGCCCGTCGGCCGGGTGGCGCACCGGGTCGATCATCGCCACGAACTCGGCGCCGAGGTCGGCGTCGCCGCAGACGAACCGGGCCCGCAGCAGCGCCTGCGCCTCCCACACCTTCGACCAGCGGGCGTAGTACTGCGCGTACGCGGCGAGGCTGCGCACCAGCGGGCCCTGCCGGCCCTCCGGACGCAGGTCGGCGTCGACGCCCAGCGGCGGGTCGGGCGCGGGCATGCCGAGCAGCCGGCGCAGCTCCTCGGCGATCGCGCGGGCGGCAGCACCCGCCGCGCCGTCGCCCGCGCCGGTCGGCGCGTCG is drawn from Micromonospora sp. NBC_01740 and contains these coding sequences:
- a CDS encoding SAM-dependent methyltransferase, yielding MQHDATTGEHRHDDTRVASGHDGRRHPDVDEETARFWEEHYGRHERVWSGRANPILVDVAGSLPAGTVLDLGCGEGGDALWLAARGWQVTAVDVSETALARAAEEAAAAGVTSRIEFRRHDLTRTFPPGAYDLVSAQFLQSPLEFPRAELLRSAARAVAPGGRLLIVEHGEVPPWGRHDHAHARFSTPQETLAALDLDPDRWDTERLDAPRRQATGPNGELGELVDHVVLVHRRR